In one window of Brassica rapa cultivar Chiifu-401-42 chromosome A07, CAAS_Brap_v3.01, whole genome shotgun sequence DNA:
- the LOC103850251 gene encoding B2 protein, which yields MDNNNNQQTFWQFSDQLRVQTPHNLSLNDSIWSTYKRTDDRRNFDIPADKNPIQYPNHNNNNNKATSDNNNNNAASWNTWKSSSNGFGPIGSKSTSNNVNFNHADKFSNPWKFNSDVNGDFNKGIYSSSPKSYGLNFKNKGIIDDDHHFHQKAGGGKKNRKNHNHQKNNNNKEDDHKNNNNDKRFKTLPPAEALPRNETIGGYIFVCNNDTMEENLKRQLFGLPPRYRDSVRAITPGLPLFLYNYSTHQLHGIYQAASFGGTNIELSAFEDKKCPGESRFPAQVRAITRKVCLPLEEDSFRPILHHYDGPKFRLELTVPEVLSLLDIFAEQNP from the exons ATGGATAATAACAATAATCAACAAACGTTTTGGCAGTTCAGCGATCAATTGAGAGTCCAGACGCCGCACAATCTTTCCTTAAACGACTCCATCTGGAGCACCTACAAACGCACCGACGACCGTCGAAACTTCGACATCCCCGCCGACAAAAACCCTATCCAGTATCCGAatcataacaacaacaacaacaaggcTACTtccgacaacaacaacaacaacgctGCTAGCTGGAACACCTGGAAGTCGAGCTCAAACGGTTTCGGACCCATCGGCTCAAAGTCGACATCCAACAACGTCAACTTCAACCACGCCGACAAATTCAGCAACCCCTGGAAATTCAACTCCGACGTCAACGGCGATTTCAACAAGGGCATCTATTCCTCCTCTCCCAAGAGCTATGGCTTAAATTTCAAGAACAAGGGGATCATCGATGACGATCATCATTTCCACCAGAAAGCAGGAGGAGGGAAAAAGAACAGGAAGAATCACAATCATCAGAAGAATAATAATAACAAGGAAGATGAtcacaagaacaacaacaacgacAAGAGGTTTAAAACTCTTCCTCCAGCGGAGGCACTTCCCAGGAACGAGACCATCGGTGGTTACATCTTCGTCTGCAACAACGACACCATGGAGGAGAATCTCAAGCGCCAGCTTTTCGGGTTGCCTCCCAGATACAGGGACTCCGTCAGAGCCATCACGCCCGGTCTTCCTCTCTTCCTCTACAACTACTCCACTCACCAGCTTCACGGTATTTACCAGGCCGCTAGCTTTGGTGGAACCAACATTGAGCTCAGCGCCTTTGAAGACAAGAAATGCCCTGGCGAGTCTCGGTTCCCTGCTCAGGTGAGGGCCATCACGAGGAAAGTGTGTTTGCCACTCGAAGAAGATTCCTTCCGTCCCATTCTCCACCACTACGACGGCCCTAAGTTCCGCCTCGAACTCACCGTCCCTGAG GTTCTTTCTCTATTGGACATTTTTGCTGAGCAAAACCCTTGA